From Montipora foliosa isolate CH-2021 chromosome 6, ASM3666993v2, whole genome shotgun sequence, a single genomic window includes:
- the LOC138008547 gene encoding acid-sensing ion channel 2-like: protein MSNWFNKSPVADDTEDVKIIINGSDNKFNPGANNVYAFCNHCKKDISVVYIKSAEANGKEVAVTETMKSSWPQFVKEGGYPENDYDKCMKNNDYKSCKKLLDEKKKTDKIHELWLTFLNSCTLHGFHFCFSGNPPLRRVIWSLLLLGAFALFVEKCKTSIDSFFQYPFTTTTVIVYESSMVFPAVSICNYNDARLSKINGTLVDKLFVCSQNAGKNCSHLKKDVTGEVMKQTLSKAAHRLDEMILDCHWGKKAGDGIPCSHNDFVEFTNAFEDVCFTFNSGKNGTRGFTTTNTGEENGLRLLIDTQHHDYYYDVESAGFKVILHDQAETPSKMQGYAVSPGFTTYMELRKRKVTNLPHPYRTNCGMPELRFFDSYSKSKCFLDRLTVYVAGMCGCRAWFMPGGDEGIPVCDFAVSESCLWPAWKHFEVNKLDKCPVACESVDFSAQLSYSRYPANTYADLLAKERNMTGTVYENRQHLRDNLLELKIYFESLTYSEVKQVPSYDLFSLLGDVGGQIGLFLGASLLTIVEYLDLCAMVLFTKYKYRKN from the exons ATGTCTAACTGGTTTAACAAAAGCCCTGTAGCCGACGATACGGAAGATGTGAAAATTATTATCAACGGAAGTGATAACAAGTTTAACCCTGGCGCTAACAATGTCTATGCTTTTTGCAATCACTGCAAGAAAGACATCTCGGTTGTGTACATCAAGTCTGCTGAAGCAAATGGGAAGGAAGTAGCGGTGACAGAGACAATGAAGTCCTCTTGGCCGCAGTTTGTGAAAGAAGGAGGCTATCCGGAAAACGACTACGACAAATGCATGAAGAACAACGACTACAAAAGCTGCAAGAAGCTTCtggatgaaaagaaaaaaaccgaCAAAATCCATGAATTGTGGTTGACGTTTCTGAACTCGTGTACCTTACACGGGTTTCATTTTTGCTTCTCTGGAAATCCGCCATTAAGAAGAGTCATTTGGAGTTTGCTTCTTCTTGGTGCTTTTGCGTTGTTTGTTGAAAAGTGCAAGACAAGTATCGATAGCTTCTTTCAGTATCCCTTCACCACCACAACAGTTATCGTATATGAAAGCAGTATGGTGTTTCCCGCTGTTTCAATCTGCAATTACAACGACGCTCGCTTGTCCAAAATAAATGGAACACTAGTTGACAAATTGTTCGTTTGCAGTCAGAACGCGGGTAAAAATTGCAGTCATCTGAAGAAGGACGTGACAGGCGAAGTTATGAagcaaacactttcaaaagCAGCTCACCGCCTGGACGAAATGATACTGGACTGCCATTGGGGAAAGAAAGCTGGAGATGGCATACCGTGCAGTCATAACGACTTTGTCGAGTTTACAAATGCATTTGAAGATGTTTGTTTTACATTTAATTCTGGCAAAAACGGAACTCGAGGCTTTACTACAACAAACACCGGAGAAGAAAATGGCCTTCGCCTGCTCATCGACACGCAGCACCACGACTACTACTACGACGTGGAAAGTGCTGGTTTTAAGGTTATTCTACATGATCAAGCAGAGACGCCATCTAAAATGCAAGGTTATGCTGTCTCACCGGGCTTTACAACTTACATGGAACTACGAAAACGAAAG GTAACAAACTTACCACATCCTTACCGCACCAACTGTGGAATGCCTGAGTTGCGATTCTTTGACTCTTACAGCAAATCTAAATGTTTCTTGGACAGGCTGACTGTTTACGTTGCCGGAATGTGTGGTTGTCGTGCTTGGTTCATGCCCG GTGGTGATGAAGGGATTCCTGTATGCGATTTTGCTGTTAGCGAGTCTTGCCTGTGGCCGGCCTGGA AACATTTCGAAGTCAACAAGCTCGACAAGTGTCCAGTGGCATGTGAGAGTGTGGATTTCTCAGCACAATTATCCTACTCTCGATATCCCGCTAACACGTACGCAGATCTGCTTGCAAAGGAAAGAAATATGACTGGAACCGTATATGAAAACAGGCAACACCTCAG aGATAACTTACTTgaattgaaaatatattttgagtCTTTGACGTACTCTGAGGTCAAGCAAGTACCAAGCTACGATCTCTTCAGTTTGCTAG GTGACGTGGGAGGACAGATTGGTCTCTTTCTCGGTGCCAGTCTCCTGACAATAGTGGAATATTTGGATCTGTGCGCGATGGTGCTGTTTACCAAGTACAAATATCGCAAGAACTGA
- the LOC138004957 gene encoding dynein light chain Tctex-type protein 2B-like, which translates to MTSLERPSTITGAQTIDVAGSEKTKQVRKAGLPPASTRSYFAKNPLLPPFQSQGQEIISGSTLRDELAYEESEQIEAVNKTEAGLMENTYRIAPDPRKKFSSGAVKRITENVLVNKLTDVTYHPKVCRDLTLQISDEIKSQVKQLGFDRYKIVCMTHIGPKMGQAITIGSLCCWDAKNDDFTECSFANRSLFAVVLVFGLYQE; encoded by the exons ATGACTTCGCTCGAACGACCATCGACCATTACGGGTGCTCAAACCATTGACGTCGCCGGGTCTGAGAAAACTAAACAAGTTCGCAAAGCTGGTCTTCCGCCCGCTTCAACGCGGAgttattttgccaaaaatccgCTCCTACCTCCTTTTCAATCGCAAGGACAAGAAATCATAAGTGGAAGCACTCTTCGCGACGAACTGGCCTACGAAGAATCCGAGCAAATCGAAGCCGTGAACAAGACAGAGGCAGGGTTGATGGAAAACACATATCGTATCGCTCCAGACCCTCGCAAAAAATTTTCTTCGG GCGCAGTTAAACGAATCACAGAAAACGTGCTGGTCAACAAACTCACCGATGTCACCTACCATCCGAAAGTCTGCCGAGATCTGACACTTCAAATTTCCGACGAGATCAAGTCTCAGGTCAAGCAGCTCGGCTTTGATCGATACAAGATCGTGTGTATGACGCATATTGGGCCGAAGATGGGGCAGGCGATCACAATTGGAAGTTTGTGTTGCTGGGACGCCAAAAACGACGACTTTACAGAGTGTAGCTTTGCAAATCGCTCATTGTTCGCGGTAGTTTTGGTATTTGGACTGTATCAAGAGTAA
- the LOC138008548 gene encoding acid-sensing ion channel 1C-like, protein MCNALNKQMTSSLCTCQSPSRRWKSSADGLSSRQDEDTEELQPLPNGFSHEHDVANDQENEPCLFESEPVQTVTKTQRRQRINSVWQYYLEHNTLHGLHFVFDTKSIWRKCIWVAILLIAGGLFFSEVQESIKLYFQYPFTTQATVYYPNKIGLPAISICDLRDARKTILSNSKLRLTRDSTAGDISKGMNSDLTLNDVLQESSTVLNETLISCAMRRGVTESYPCYGENFTLFLTSDGHTCFTFNTGVKDGAVLEADNVGSLHGVHMVFNTQPLEEGNVYGGSGIKVILHHQDELPLRRVGFHVSPGYVTYIDMKKQQIKNLPKPFSTNCNGRKLDYFLQYSRNKCFLEEITKHVTSKCGCRGWFMPETRDNASVCSLKKTLDCMWPAWDEWEHSNVNNCPVDCEELNYEAQLSTALYVPQRLLPLKKHSYLLQAKHMPNDTEGRVQFILDYYVVLSLYYSELKVEVVEQTPAFGFFSLLGEVGGQLALVLGASFITILEVVDLTIMIAINLLWPRTRRRNTDT, encoded by the exons ATGTGCAATGCACTCAACAAGCAAATGACTTCGAGTCTGTGCACATGCCAGTCGCCCTCTCGTCGATGGAAAAGCTCTGCCGATGGTTTATCATCGAGGCAGGACGAAGACACGGAGGAACTTCAACCCCTGCCAAATGGCTTCTCCCACGAACACGATGTGGCAAATGACCAGGAAAACGAACCCTGTTTATTTGAGAGTGAACCCGTTCAAACTGTTACGAAAACCCAGCGACGACAGAGGATTAATAGTGTTTGGCAATACTATTTGGAACACAACACTTTACACGGTCTGCATTTTGTATTTGACACCAAATCAATTTGGCGAAAGTGTATTTGGGTCGCTATTCTCTTAATCGCCGGTGGGTTATTTTTCAGTGAGGTCCAGGAAAGCATTAAACTTTATTTCCAATATCCTTTTACCACGCAGGCCACCGTTTATTACCCCAACAAAATCGGGCTTCCTGCAATTTCGATATGTGATCTACGCGACGCCAGAAAAACTATATTAAGCAATTCGAAATTGAGGCTGACTCGTGATTCTACCGCTGGGGATATTTCGAAGGGAATGAATTCAGATTTGACTCTGAATGATGTACTTCAGGAGTCTTCGACTGTCTTGAATGAGACTTTAATTTCTTGTGCAATGAGACGAGGAGTTACGGAATCTTATCCTTGCTATGGTGAAAATTTCACTTTGTTTCTAACGTCCGATGGGCATACTTGTTTTACATTCAACACCGGTGTCAAGGATGGTGCAGTTTTGGAGGCAGACAACGTTGGCTCATTGCATGGTGTGCACATGGTGTTTAATACACAACCTTTAGAAGAAGGTAATGTGTATGGAGGAAGTGGGATTAAAGTTATACTGCACCATCAAGACGAACTGCCTTTAAGACGAGTGGGCTTTCATGTATCTCCCGGATATGTAACTTACATTGATATGAAAAAACAGCAG ATTAAAAATCTCCCCAAGCCTTTTAGCACTAACTGCAATGGGAGAAAGCTTGATTATTTCCTTCAATATTctcgcaacaaatgtttccttgAAGAAATTACAAAACACGTGACCAGCAAGTGTGGATGCAGGGGTTGGTTCATGCCAG aaaCGAGAGATAATGCTTCAGTTTGTTCTTTAAAAAAGACTCTGGACTGTATGTGGCCGGCTTGGG ATGAATGGGAACATTCGAACGTTAACAACTGCCCCGTGGATTGCGAGGAGTTAAATTATGAAGCGCAACTGTCAACAGCTTTATACGTACCACAGAGACTTTTGCCTCTCAAGAAGCATTCTTATCTCTTGCAAGCAAAGCACATGCCTAATGACACCGAGGGAAGGGTGCAATTTATATT AGACTACTATGTAGTGCTATCCCTATATTACAGTGAACTTAAGGTTGAAGTTGTCGAGCAAACTCCAGCTTTTGGATTTTTCAGCTTATTAG GTGAAGTTGGTGGCCAGCTTGCTCTGGTATTAGGTGCCAGTTTTATCACAATTCTGGAAGTCGTAGATCTGACCATTATGATCGCGATCAACTTGTTGTGGCCGAGAACACGACGGAGAAATACCGATACTTAA